The sequence GCGCCGCCACCGCGCAGGCTCATGCTGTGGCCGGCCGCCCAGGCTCCGGGAAACGTGGCCGCGTTGGCCTCATGATGACTTTGTTCATGATGCCGGCCGGACGACTCACTGCTCGTTCCTAGTCTTCATCCTCGCCTGCTGTTCTCCTCCTTCCATCCAGATGCTTTCAGTTGGAGGTCTCCAAATGTACCTTTTGCCGCCTTTCTACCTCCACGTCTCCGGCACCCTCACCTGTAGCTCGGAGACTTTGCCAAACATGATCCACTAGAATCCCTCCAGAAGCTTGGGGTGGGAGATCGGAGAGAGCCGGAATGGATTTGCGCTTGTCCTTTCCTTCCCGTTGCTGCTGGCTTTGGCTCTCAAGTGGGCGCTCCCTCTCCTCccccatctcctcctcctcctccctccctcgctctcttTTACTCGGCGCAGCAGAGCGAGCGCTCTGGCTGCAGGTGCACAAAGCGGACATCCTCCAGGTGTAGTTAGCCAGCCTGACTTCCTTCATTCGTCCCAGTTgctctgtccatccatccgtccgtccaaccatccatccgtccgtccgtccgtccgtccatccatccatccatccatccatccatccatccatccatccatccatccatccatccatccatccatccatttggcTCGTCACCGtcctccgtccgtccgtctgtccgtccgaCCCTCCCGTCTCATTTGGTCCGACACTTGGATCCAAAGAGGTGGAGTTAATGGCGAGGGGCGGCAAAGGTATCCtgctttttgcttttctccACGTCCTTTGTGAAGTTCTTGACGTGCTCCCTAACTCCAGTCTTGAAGTGTCTTTGACTCCCCTTGTCTTAACGGTCTCATCTTAGTTCTTGACTTGGTGCTGGAAGTAGGCTCTTGATTGTTTTGTAAGGCTTTCATTCTTTGGTCCTTAACTTGACACACTTTGTTCTTGAGCGGTTCTCAAGTTTGACGTGCTTCTCTGTGTGTTTCGTCTCTTGTTGTCGCTcgctcggtcggtcggtcggtcggtcggtcggtcctTCGAGGAGGTCGCCGCAAAAGGTCGCgcgggctgctgctgctactgcaTATTATTGATTCTTATTGGGTTATCGGTGTTGCAAAGGTTACGTCAGGTTTCAACCTGTACTGCGTATTTATTACTCACAGTCTTTGGCCACCCCCTCCGACTTCCTCCAAATACcatctgtcaatcaaacgccCCAGGCGACTCCTGGGCGTGTGTCTGAGTgcgtgttgccatggcaacggcGATGCCGGCATCAGGCCTGCTGACCTGTCACACCCAAGTAGTAGGCAACGTGGCAACAATGTCATGAAATGCCAAcgtggtgaagcagcatgtggttcCTCGCCCGAGGtagttgttgttattttttgaaatTGCATTCAGAGGTGCGTGAGAATCAGATCAAGACAAACTCTGACGGGATCCAACAGCTGATGAAAAAGTGCGCGTGGCAGATGCTGATGAGAGTCCATCCATATTTGTCCATGATTCTCCCTAAATCCATTCAAAACAAACGGAGAAGAGAAGAGGTCGCCTCGTTGAGCTCTGCTGCCATCTGCTGGCTGAGCAAAATTAGCCGCGCTGCGGCGCCGTTGTGACGTCGTCCAGAGGCACGCCAGCCCAGCAGCGCTTGGACTTGTGGACGAGTGATGTGCagtccagttcttttaagtgaactgaatctttagaatcggttcgtaagaatcgttcaccgaaacGTTCGCTatactttcttatttatttattcatttatttattttttacctcgtgcagtgtacctattgaagtgtccatgaggtgcacctaataacaggccacttcattagggaaaaagcttaagtgaaagtgaaaagtgctacacccaccctcacccccactttctgattggctggttgatctgtgacgtcacacggacactccattaggtacaccgccattttcaagtgtacctaatcacaggccactttattagggaaatatcatggtcaaagatcACAGGTTTCaagctccagtcctcggggccgcgttccaacatgttttccaagtgaccctcgttaagcgcacctgcgtgaaaagttttagctcctttcacgttctgcaggagctaaaacttttcacgcaggtgcacttaacgagggaagcacacggacactccattaggtacaccaccattttcaagtgtacctaataacaggccattttattagggaaatatcatggtcaaaggtcacaggtgtcaagctctaatcctcggggccgcgttccaacatgttttccaagtgaccctcgttaagcgcacctgcgtgaaaactttttggtcactttcacgttccgcaggagctaaaacttttcacgcaggtgcgcttaacgagggaatcacacggacactccattaggtacacgccattttcaagtgtacctaatagcaggccactttattagggaaatatcatggtcaaaggtcacaggcgtcaagctctagtcctcggggccgcgttccaacatgttttccaagtgaccctcgttaagcgcacctgcgtgaaaactttttggtcactttcacgttccgcaggagctaaaacttttcacgcaggtgcgcttaacgagggaatcactcggacactccattaggtacaccgccattttcaagtgtacctaataacaggccactttattagggaaatatcatggtcaaaggtcacaggtgtcaagctctagtcctcggggccgcgttccaacatgttttccaagtgaccctcgttaagcgcacctgcgtgaaaactttttggtcactttcacgttccgcaggagctaaaacttttcacgcaggtgcgcttaacgagggaatcactcggacactccattaggtacaccgccattttcaagtgtacctaataacaggccactttattagggaaatatcatggtcaaaggtcacaggtgtcaagctctagtcctcggggccgcgttccaacatgttttccaagtgaccctcgttaagcgcacctgcgtgaaaacttttagctcctttcacgttccgcaggagctgaaacttttcacgcaggtgcgcttaacgagggaatcacacggacactccattaggtacaccgccattatcaagtgtacctaataacaggccactttattagggaaatgtcatggtcaaaggtcacaggtgtcaagctctagtcctcggggccgcgttccaacatgttttccaagtgaccctcgttaagcgcacctgcgtgaaaagtttttggtcactttcacgttccgcaggagctaaaacttttcacgcaggtgcgcttaacgagggaatcacatggacactccattaggtacaccgccatttacaagtgtacctaataacaggccactttattagggaaatatcatggtcaaaggtcacaggtgtcaagctctaatcctcggggccgcgttccaacatgttttccaagtgaccctcgttaagcgcacctgcgtgaaaagttttagctcctgcagaacgtgaaaatgaacaaatcttttcccgcaggtgtgtttaacgagggtaacttggagaacatattggaacgcggcccctcgaggactggaggtcgacacccctggtttaagtgaaaagtgccacacccgccctcacccccactttctgattggctgtttgatctgtgacgtcattcggacacgcTATTaggttcgcgaagattcacgagtgagtgacagacagcgttgctgctatgccagccgacacacgttatgccgacattgctgttttaattttgtatttgttggattgtagttgatggtgttattataccgaatgtgtttgtgtttgaataaaaggttgaaaaaaaatccattatgctgacatttgttactttgggggacaccaacacatattacacaacgtaaaacacataaacatattgtcatataaagcagttaaccaaatgtcagatttttgttttcatgcccaaaaaaataaaaacaaggaataaaacaccagacaagtttgaacataaatgtttattaaaataataacaatcataaaagtacatttcaaaccagcaatctaatgtgaaattgcagtcgATAttttggataacaatatttaggcgtgtatatgcatacacgttatttaaaacctactataagtgttataaaatcaagatgacccaaagagaagcatcctctccccgttgttgcataacggcgcaccccttcatgcaataaagttaggtggaaaaaacgtgcataaaagaagtggtgtttcagtgagtggttctttcttgctttccttggcaaatcgacattctggcttccatagtccacgccaggagggagacgacgCAACaccttcactgactgatccgttgatgcacggggggaaggaaggaaggcagttgacccattgactcgttcgcgaacgggaaagtcacgattcgttccctcactgatccggtCTCGCGATGATCTGGAAAtacaaatcactcactcagtgACTCTTTCACTCACAGTTGcgttcagttggtgaacgggaaatgcaattcgcgactcgttcgtgacgtcattttcttcttcgttttgttttacggcgaggtggcaccagttcaatgcgcattaccgacatctactggttgaagtcatatgaactgaaaaaagaacgaatcactttaggaaaaGATACGTTCcattgaacgaatcgttcactcacgagccaacactattgTGGACTCTGGATaggcctggctgcctgccttgcATGTTTGTAGCGACACAACCGAGGGGCCATTTCCAAGCAACGCGCGGCGTCTTCTCTCAAGGTACGTACCGTCCGGGCAGCTGTCCGTCCGCCCGCCATTGCTGCGAAATGAGAGGCAACGGAAAGAAGCTAACTATTTGGCGCTCATTCCCGGGAAGAAGCTAACTTTATTTTGCTTGATTTACGCGAACTTTATTGTCCGCTTTTCGTCGCTTTGCTGCGTCTGAGGCAGTGACAGGCACTCAACTGCTGTTCGGCGTACTCGACGCTCGCTCGGGCGCTGGCTGCATTCGCGACAGCATGAGCCGCTATTTTGGGGATCGGGTTCGCCACATGTTCAATAGATCTTGGCGTGACTTTGGTCCTTTTTGCCATTCTAACGTAACGAGGAAGAAAGCTCAAGGTTTGCTCAAGGTTTGCTCCAGGTGTCCCTTCTTCAAATCGCCCTACATTTGTCTGTCGGTTTGTTTCTTGTGCCACCTTAACGCAATGCTCGGTCCCACCATCAGATGGCGCTCACTCAGGTGTCCTCCAACAAGTGCGCAGGAGGTTTCCAGAAGGTCTTTGAACATGACAGGTGAGGGCGCAGCGTTTGTCGCCGACGCAACTGCAGGTCGTCATCTCGCTTTCGCTTTATGGCTCATCTTCTTCTCGTGGTGGTCGGCGCAGCGTGGAGCTCAAGTGCAAAATGAAGTTTGCCATCTTCCTGCCGCCCAAGGCGGAGACGCAGAAGTGTCCCGTCCTGTACTGGCTCTCAGGTGAGAACCGGAGCTCGCCTCGTTTGAATTAGAACCGGGCCAGCCAGGTGTACATCTCAGAgacatttgtttgctttttgagCCTCCTTACGGCGCTGGCGCTGTCTTCCAGGCCTGACGTGCACCGAGCAGAACTTCATCACCAAGGCGGGAAGTCAGCTGGCCGCGGCCGAGAACGGCATCATCGTGGTGGCGCCGGACACCAGCCCGCGTACGTGCTGTGCTGGTGATGTGTTGAGATGTCTTTGAAGCAAGCGGAGGCCGGCCGCCGGCCTTTGGACGTGTTCTTTGCTCAAGTTTAGCCGCACGTGGGTTCCAGGCGGCTGCGGCGTGGAGGGCGAGGACGACAGCTGGGATTTGGGAACCGGCGCCGGTTTCTACGTGGACGCCACCCAAGAGCCGTGGAAGAGCAACTACCGCATGTACTCCTACGTGACCCGGGAGGTACGGTGCCAggcttttgaaacaaaaagcgCCGTGGCTTTTCTCTTATTTTGACGGCGCCCACAGCTCCCCAAAGTGATCAACGACAAGTTCCCGGCCGACCCCGACAGGATGTCCATCAGCGGCCACTCCATGGGTGGCCACGGGGCGCTCATTTGTGCCCTCAAGAACCCCGGAAAGTACAAGGTACAGCTTGCTTGAGGAGGGCCGGACGGCCGGACGGCCATCTGCTCGGATGCCCAATGGGCTTTTTGGTGTTTGCCCAGGCGGTGTCAGCCTTCGCTCCCATCTGCAACCCCACGCAGTGCCCGTGGGGGCAGAAAGCATTCGCCGCTTACCTGGGCCCCCAGCGCGCCGCCTGGGAGGTACGTTTGCCGCCGAAGCGTTGAAGCCAAAGAGCGTCACGGcaacctctctctctctctcccccccaaGGCCTACGACGCCACGGTTCTGGCTGCGGGCTACTCGGGCCCGCCGCTCGACATCCTGCTGGACCAGGGCCGCGACGACCAGTTCCTGTCGGCCGGCCAGCTGCTGCCCGACAACTTGATCGCCGTCTGCTCTGACAAGAAGATCCCCGTGGTGTTCCGCCTGCAGCCTGTTAGTCGTAGCCAAATTCTTGCAAAATGCTGACGGTGCTCCTTTTAATGTTaaaaggcttcttttttttttcccccccccgtCCTGTCCGCAGGGTTACGACCACAGCTACTTCTTCATCTACTCGTTCATCGGCGACCATATCAAGCATCACGCCAAGTTCCTCAATGCCTGAAGATGCCAACCCCCGCCACCTTTCGCTACATTTGCAATAAAAGTCCTTACTCAACTGCCTTTGTTGCTACTAGTTGTActatgttcattttgttttcacttgtcaATTATTTCACTGGTTCTTTCATCACAAACAAGATATTTCGGGTgaattacctgacatgtttggGCTTGTACTTCcaccttcatcagagtgtcactggtGTAGTTGcctttgttgctgttgtgttAATGCTGTCCCAAGCGATTCTCAACTGGCTCACTAGCGCCACCTGGAAAGTCACAAAAAACGTACTCGACATCAAACCGTGACATTTACCACACTTAACATTTGATAGtcagcttttattttctgctaATGTAGCAAATCAATCATAAAGCTGCAGGCAAATATTTGGAAGGTTGCCCACTCGTCCTGGCCGGCGCACGTTTCACTCCAAGCTTGCCGCCATTGTTAGCTCGTTTGCTCTTCTGGgccaagaaaaaaagggagttTACAGAGGTGCTACAAACGTCCTTGCAAAAATCCACACAATGATGATAAAAATAGACTTGGCAAAAATAGGTCGTCATCTTCAATGTACACCAATGTGGCGTTATCCAGTTCAATTTCAGTCCTGGAAAAACAGCCCAAAGTTTGCCTTTAGGGTAGCTGGGAATGCCGGCGGGCCGGCCACCAAGGTTCCGCTTGGTGGCGGGCGTCATCGTCAGGCACGCGGTTCCGCTCCCGGTGCGGCCCCCTTCTGCTCCAGCAAGGCCTGCACCATGGCACAGACCTTGAGAAGGCCTTTCTGCTCCAGGATGTGCTGTGGCAGGCACAGCTTGTCCTGCAAAAATGAAGGGCAAACAATTTGAAAGCCTCATCCTAGTTTCAAATGCTGACCCCAAAGCAAAAGCCTGATTTGAAATCCTGATATGAGTTCAAAGCCCTCATTGGAAAGCCCAACCTTAGTTCCAAACCCGAGTTCCAAAGCCTAACCCAATGGCTTTATGGTCTAAGCTACTTTCCGCTCAATAATGACTTGCTGTCTTGCTCTAACACCATTCTTAATACATGCTCAATTCTCTTTGGAGCATACTGCCACCTACTGTATAGAAACAGTCAATGCAATGGTTTCTGGCAATCCCGTGTTTCGGTCATCCCAAGTGCTTTAtcctcagctcagctcagcccagctcagctcagcccaGCCCAGGCCGGGTTTGGGCAATAGGCGGGGGTCGCCAGCCGACGGCAGCACAACCAAGCGGGTGCTCAATTcacctaccatgcatgttttggaaaAGCCACAGGGAGAACacgcaaactccgcacagggaggcTGGAGCCGGCCAGCCGGGTGAAACTGTTTTCAGACCTAATGTTGGGAGGCTTTTGGAGCACTTTAGGAGGTAgaaattggatttttgtttttttgggctcTTCCATTCAGATTGAAATTGGCCGACTGTTCGATTCATTTGGGGGTGTTCAAAGTGGTATCGAGGCTactttgcttttcaaaattgGATTTTGGTCATCTTCAAGCGGCTACTTTTTGGATTGGAACTTGAGCTTTGCAATCGGAACAACATTGCCCACTGCTCTGATCGCTCCGCCTCCGGGCATGACGTCAGCGGGCAGCTACGCTCCGTAACGGGCGAGCGCGGCACCTTTGACAAAAGATTAACGACACATCACAATTCAATGCAAATTATTGACATGTTAGGTAAATATGGGTTCTTTGTTACAAACACCAGTTGACAGTTTTTAAGGGCACAACACAGcacaaaattgacatttttcaaacgGAGGAGCGTTTCTTCCATACGGCTTGGCTTTCATCGCTTCAAACGAGTCGTACAGTTGCCGTGATGGGATGTTATCTTCTGACTATGTGCTATGTTGTGTCAAGTGCTTTGCTTAGGCTGTTGCAAAAGCGCGTTACAAGGAAAGACTTTGAAGACCTTCTGGCGGGATTGTGCTAAATCGCCATTGTGTGGctcaagttgaaaaaaaaaaaaaaacgtgagcACAAAACCATACAAAAGTGAGAAGACACTCAAACGGAATGCTAAATGGCCAATGCTAACAATGAGGCTAGCGTTAGCGTTACATTTGGACCTGCGCAAGCGAGCGCTTTTGCTTGACGTCGGAAGCCTGACATTTGGGCTCCTTTCAGGTTGCCATTGCGCCAAAACCCGGGGACGCTTTTTCCCCATCGCTGCGGTTACGTCAGCTCGCTCCAAAGGTAGACGgcaaaaagcagcagcaggcagAAGAGGTGGCCAAGGCTGCAGCCAATCAGGTcccaccaccgccgccgccaggCCGGGGGCGGGGTCTGAGTGGACGCAGAGACCGaatccgccgccgccgctgcggCTTTTTTGTTCAGAGGTCGGATGGCCTCCGAGCGCTTCCCGCCCACCAGCGTCCTGACCGTGGCGCACAGGGGCGGCAGGCGGCATTGGATGATGTCATATGCGGAGCACAGAGAAGACTGGCCACCCAAGAGAAGAATagagggacggacggacggggaAGAAACAaagaccaccaccaccacgacAAAAAGGTGGGGAATCCAGGCGGACAgcgaaaagagaaaaaagaggtaagagattaaaaaaagtgagcaaGGAGAGAGAGTCGGTAACCATGGCGACAGAGATGCGCATAACCGTGGCGACCAGCGGGGAAGGATGCTGACCGGgagcgggaggaggaggacgtcCGACTCCTCCTCGTCCCGATGCGACCGGCGAGGAAAAGCGGGCCggccgtgcgtgtgtgtgttagcgcGGGCGGGGAGCTTCCAGCCTGCGCAAGCTAGCAGTCTGTTAGCATGGGTGCTTTGAAGCCAGCTAGCAGGAAGTTAGCACGGTGTTTGGCGCTAGTTGTCCACCAGAGACCGTTTGGAGCCAGCGAGCACGCCAGCTAGGAGGACAACAGTCATGCTAGTGGTGTAGCGTGTGGCTAACCGTCAGGCAGTTAGCAAGCAAGCTCGACACGCGTTAGCACCGTTAGCTTGTCCTCAGCTGTTTAGCGGCACATATAAGCGCAGGAGTTGGCAGCAGAGCAGGTGCAGATGCTTGACAGCAGCATTTAAAGCTAGCAATGCTAATGCAGCACTTGTGCTACTGAGTTTACGTTCAAgggtaaataaaaagaaaaaaacaaagagttccaaaaaaacaagtgcgcacaaacaggaagttgtCGCTCGGATGGATGAAGCAGCcaacacgcgcgcacgcacgacACGACACGACACGAGACGAGGGTAACATCCTGCGAGGAAGGCCGAGCGAGCGCTGCCGGGTTCGAGTCCCCAAAACGGGACAGAGGATGCGAAAGCCTCGGCCTTCCCGCCAGGACCGTGTTTGTTTGGTAAGCTCACCTCGGGCACGCCCATCTTCTGACAGGCGTCCAGGAAGTTCTCCACGTTGCGGCGACACTTTGCCATGCTGAGTTTGGGCTGCggcaaaggaaaggaaaggacaGACAGCTCGGTCGAGGCGTTCCGCAGTGGGCGGGTGGGcgaagggggcggggcctaCCACGGCGGGCGAGGGCACGTGGATGCTGGCCACAGAGCGCGGGCGAATGTGATTGGCCAGGTGGCAAAGCACCACGCCGTCCATCAGCGACGAGCCCAGGTCATCGGGAAGCACCACCTTCAGCCGGCTCTCGATACTCTGTGGCCAGCAGAGGGAAGGCGAGCGTCAAATACAAAAAGCTGGCTCACACTGAGGCAGGACGGCTGCTTACGTCTCGGAGCTGTTCCATCAGCTCCAGTTCTTCCCTCAGCTGctccatcttcctcctcatgGTGAACTGCGGGTCCACACACTCCACACTCTTATGGCTGCGTAGGAACACTGAACAACAAGGCCGAGTGGACAGAGAAGTAGAAGAAGAGGGAGGAGCTTTTGAATTTAGAGCGAGCCAGTCATTCGCTCCCGCCGCCGGCCGCTTTGCAAATTGGGAGCGTGTCGGAAGGCGCCCCGGGCCGGCGGAGCCTTCCGGTCGGGACGCCGCCCGCCGGCCGGGTCCGGACCTACCGCACTGGGGCGCGCCTCCCTTTCCGCGGCTACAAGTTCCGCAGAGGGGCGGGGCCTGCGAGAGACGGGTGGGGGAGAGAGGGGGCGAGCAGGGCAGCGAGGAGGGGGCTGCCAGCATGCGGGGATCATTGCAAATAAATGGGAAGATGGCAAAACGGGAGGCCACAACACCAGACGGCACagataaacacaaaaaaaaaacaaaaaaaaaaaacagcaaagagCCACGTTAGCCTGACATTAGCGGTTAGCCACAAGTCACATGCTCAGCAGGCCCCACATAAGCGCTACGGATCTGCGCAAGTCAACTCAAGCTAGCAATTAGCACAGTTAGCTCAGACTGACAAATTTGATACAAAGACCGTCAAAACCCTCGGATCGGACTTCCGCgtgatgatttgatttggcaTGGCATTCGGCTTTACAACTCACCCGAGCGAGGTTTGAGTCCAAAGGGCGCAGCGGACATTGTGGGAAGTCTGCTCGGGTTCAGTCGCTacggttggaaaaaaagagaagagcaGTACATTCAGCGGACGTTCACCATTGGTCGAGTCACCTAGTCACCGATTTCTTTCTGGGACTAAATTCATACCTTTGGCGCGttgccgccgccgtcgtcgtcgtcgctgTCCTGCCCGCTGAggggggaaacaaaaaggCCCGCTAGTGTCATCATCACAGGGTTCACCGGGCTGACTTACTTGACGGAGGGGTCCGCCGTGAGCCTTTCCACCGGGTACAGTCGCACGCCGCACAGCTCTTCCTGCTCCAGGTTGATTCTGAGGCGCACACGGGACGGGGCACACGTCGGCAAAGACCTCGGGGGGGTGAAGGGACGAGGATGCCCACCTGCCGGGATTCCGCACAAGCTCCGCGGCCTCCTTCGGCTGGCCGATCACGTCCGAGTCGTCCCCCGTCACCTTTGACCTGCAACCGTATTCATCATCCATATTGTCAAAACGGACATCTGGCTAAGCAAGTTTCTCTCACTCGTGCTCTGACGTCCAGTGAAAGTCTTCGTCGATCCTCAGCGGCTCGTCCGAGTctggcgccgccgccgccgtctggCCCTGAAAGCCACGgccacatttttcaaaaggccATTTGTCCAATATGACGCCTTCTGGCCACGTCGGACGGAATATGGTGACGTCACGTAACAATCGTTTCCTATCAAAGTCATCAAGTGATTGTCATGGCCGAGTCACCTTGCCGTACAACGGCTCGCTGGGGCTCTCCTCGGTTAGACGCGCCGCCTCCGAGCTGGGATCTGCACGGACACAAGACGTTCCATTTCCGTGCGCTTTGTTGGCTTGTGTGCAAAAGAAAGGGGCAAAAAAGCAAGCCATCGGGCTGGACTGAattgcgcgcgcgcgcgtacCCGTCAGGGAGCTGATGTGTTCGCTGGAGTCGTCCTTGCCGAGTCCGTCCTCCTCGGTGATGTGGCTCATGGGCACGTTGAGACTCAGCGTGTCTTCGTCCGACGGCTGGCAAAATATGCACACGCGCTTGCACAACGAGAAAGAAAAgagcggccggccggccggccggcgggcggtcggtcggtcggggcAACGAGCAGACCTCGGTCGCCGACAGCCTCTTGTCTCCGACGTCGCTGTCCACTCCCGAGTCGCTGTCTTGCTTCCTCTGCTGCTCCGAGTCCTCGCCGCTGCACGTGAAAGGCAAATGAAGCTCCTTTCTCCCACTCTCTGGCCACGTTTGCATCAGACTGGCTTTTTGGTTTTACGGGAACGCCCTACCGCCCGCCCGACCGACTCACCGCATCAGGCTGAGGCGCTCCATGACGGGCAGGTAGAGCGGGTCGGCCATCTTGTCGCTGCGACACGCTTCCGTGCTGAGATACTTGAAGATGTGAACTTTGCCCTTGAGACAGAtctgaggggagggggacatTTAGTCCTGTCAGAAGGTTCAGCCCACCCCAAACGCTCATCCGATGTTTTTTGCCTCTTAAAAATTGCACAGACCAAAACAGAACTTTTGATGTCGTATGTCGAAtttggagggggaaaaatggCGCTACCTGTGCCGGTGGGCTCTGCAGCGGGTTGTTCTCCAGGCGCAGGGCCTGCAGCCGCGCCATTTTGCGGTAGCTCAGCGGAATGGTCGACACCTTGTTGCACGAGAAGTCCAACTTGACCAGAGGAAGGTCGGCCAGGTCTGTACGCAACGGCGCCGTTAGCCTCTGTGTTGCTAACGTAAGCAACAGTCATTTCGCTACACGCTAACATCAATTGTTAGCATAGCATTCGACCGCAAGGCACACGATCAAAACCCCAGCATCTCCAGACTCAGGTTTCTATCCTGCCGTACGCTAGCATAGCGACAGTTAGCGTGTCACTTCCCGTGCAGCAAATGTTAGCATTTCATCGGTCGTCCGTTGTCGGCTTTAAGACGAGAGCTCGCGCCGGTCCGCCCGAGCCTTCGTGGGACAACGCTATTAACGTGCGAGGTGTTAGGATGGTTAGCGGAAGCGCTTCCGTCCGTCGCAGCATCCGGGcggaccgaccgaccgaccgaccgaccttCCGGAAGGACGCAGAGCAGATTCCGTCGTACGTTGAGCTCCCGTAAGGCCC comes from Syngnathus acus chromosome 21, fSynAcu1.2, whole genome shotgun sequence and encodes:
- the lrch1 gene encoding leucine-rich repeat and calponin homology domain-containing protein 1 isoform X1, which produces MATPGAEPLLGQPVASPPPGHIGANGGAAPPNSRGLERALEEATLSGALNLSARKLKEFPRTAAGVDLSDTVEADLSKNRLSDVPSEVCHLVALESLNLYHNCIRSIPDAVISLHSLTWLNLSRNQLSSLPACLCTLPLRVLNASNNKLVSLPESVGQLRRLMELDISCNELTTLPRHIGRLRALRELNVRRNLLCVLPEDLADLPLVKLDFSCNKVSTIPLSYRKMARLQALRLENNPLQSPPAQICLKGKVHIFKYLSTEACRSDKMADPLYLPVMERLSLMRGEDSEQQRKQDSDSGVDSDVGDKRLSATEPSDEDTLSLNVPMSHITEEDGLGKDDSSEHISSLTDPSSEAARLTEESPSEPLYGKGQTAAAAPDSDEPLRIDEDFHWTSEHESKVTGDDSDVIGQPKEAAELVRNPGRINLEQEELCGVRLYPVERLTADPSVNGQDSDDDDGGGNAPKRLNPSRLPTMSAAPFGLKPRSAPSSLPCSPPLSPTRLSQAPPLCGTCSRGKGGAPQCVFLRSHKSVECVDPQFTMRRKMEQLREELELMEQLRDSIESRLKVVLPDDLGSSLMDGVVLCHLANHIRPRSVASIHVPSPAVPKLSMAKCRRNVENFLDACQKMGVPESSLCSAYDIIQCRLPPLCATVRTLVGGKRSEAIRPLNKKAAAAAADSVSASTQTPPPAWRRRWWDLIGCSLGHLFCLLLLFAVYLWSELT
- the lrch1 gene encoding leucine-rich repeat and calponin homology domain-containing protein 1 isoform X3, producing the protein MATPGAEPLLGQPVASPPPGHIGANGGAAPPNSRGLERALEEATLSGALNLSARKLKEFPRTAAGVDLSDTVEADLSKNRLSDVPSEVCHLVALESLNLYHNCIRSIPDAVISLHSLTWLNLSRNQLSSLPACLCTLPLRVLNASNNKLVSLPESVGQLRRLMELDISCNELTTLPRHIGRLRALRELNVRRNLLCVLPEDLADLPLVKLDFSCNKVSTIPLSYRKMARLQALRLENNPLQSPPAQICLKGKVHIFKYLSTEACRSDKMADPLYLPVMERLSLMRGEDSEQQRKQDSDSGVDSDVGDKRLSATEPSDEDTLSLNVPMSHITEEDGLGKDDSSEHISSLTDPSSEAARLTEESPSEPLYGKGQTAAAAPDSDEPLRIDEDFHWTSEHESKVTGDDSDVIGQPKEAAELVRNPGRINLEQEELCGVRLYPVERLTADPSVNGQDSDDDDGGGNAPKRLNPSRLPTMSAAPFGLKPRSAPSSLPCSPPLSPTRLSQAPPLCGTCSRGKGGAPQCVFLRSHKSVECVDPQFTMRRKMEQLREELELMEQLRDSIESRLKVVLPDDLGSSLMDGVVLCHLANHIRPRSVASIHVPSPAVPKLSMAKCRRNVENFLDACQKMGVPEDKLCLPQHILEQKGLLKVCAMVQALLEQKGAAPGAEPRA
- the lrch1 gene encoding leucine-rich repeat and calponin homology domain-containing protein 1 isoform X4; the encoded protein is MATPGAEPLLGQPVASPPPGHIGANGGAAPPNSRGLERALEEATLSGALNLSARKLKEFPRTAAGVDLSDTVEADLSKNRLSDVPSEVCHLVALESLNLYHNCIRSIPDAVISLHSLTWLNLSRNQLSSLPACLCTLPLRVLNASNNKLVSLPESVGQLRRLMELDISCNELTTLPRHIGRLRALRELNVRRNLLCVLPEDLADLPLVKLDFSCNKVSTIPLSYRKMARLQALRLENNPLQSPPAQICLKGKVHIFKYLSTEACRSDKMADPLYLPVMERLSLMRGEDSEQQRKQDSDSGVDSDVGDKRLSATEPSDEDTLSLNVPMSHITEEDGLGKDDSSEHISSLTDPSSEAARLTEESPSEPLYGKGQTAAAAPDSDEPLRIDEDFHWTSEHESKVTGDDSDVIGQPKEAAELVRNPGRINLEQEELCGVRLYPVERLTADPSVNGQDSDDDDGGGNAPKRLNPSRLPTMSAAPFGLKPRSVFLRSHKSVECVDPQFTMRRKMEQLREELELMEQLRDSIESRLKVVLPDDLGSSLMDGVVLCHLANHIRPRSVASIHVPSPAVPKLSMAKCRRNVENFLDACQKMGVPEDKLCLPQHILEQKGLLKVCAMVQALLEQKGAAPGAEPRA